One Thioclava sp. ES.031 genomic window, AAAGCGTTACTCATGGTGGGGGCCGCCGTTACCATGGTCGCAGCAAATGCGCCCAGAAGGCCGCGCCGGGAAATCGTCGTCATAGCAAGTTCCTGTGTTCGCCTGTCTCTCGATTTTCCCCGCCCTGTTTCGGGCGGTTGAGGGATGGTAGACCCAAACTTCTTACTCCTTATGGCATAGACCTATTAACCGATAAAGAACGGAACTGGTGCATCTTTGCCATAAGGGGCCGGGTCGGCAAAAAATCGCCTGCTGGTAGTAAAAATACGCTCACGTCCTTGTGGGAACGGCGCGAGGGACGGGTCCGAGACGGCGGAAAGGCGCTGTTGCGCCCCTGCATCGCTGATCGCGCCTCGACTCCTATCGTTGCGCACACGCAACGCTTTGCTGGACAGATGGGGGTAAGTTTGGAACATCTGGAACGATAAGGTCGGGGCAGGGGTTTAGACGCTATGACGCGCAATTTCCGTAAGATAGGGCTGGCCTTCGCGCTAGCTACGCTCGCCGCCGGCGCCCAGGCGCAAGGCACTGCCCAGATTGCAGCGCAAGGGGCCATGTCGCCATTGGCGGGGGTCGAGCTTTCGGGCTTCACCCAGGCCGTGGCCGAAGCTGCGGCTGACAATCCCGCTCTGGCGGCCTTCTATGCTGCCCGCGATTACCGTCCGATCTGGACCGCCGCCGAGGATGCGGGCCGCCGCGCGGCTTTCATGCGCGCGCTCGATCTGTCGGCGATGCAGGGGCTGCCCACGGCGCATTACGACCCCGAGGGGCTGCGTGTCGCCTTCGCCGCCGTCCAGTCCGAGCGTCAGCGCGGGCTGCTCGAAGTGAAGATGAGCCGTATCTTCCTCGATTACGCCCATGACCTGTCGCATGGCGTGCTCGACCCGCACAGCGTCATCTCCGATATCAAGCGCGAACCCAAACGCGCCGATCCCGAAGCCCGGATGACGGCCTTCGCCGCTTCGACCAACCCGGCGCTGTTCCTGCGTGAGCTCGCGCCGCAGATGCCGCAATATGCGCAGCTGGTGAAAGCGCGCCTCGATCTGGAGCATCAGATCGAAGCGGGCGGCTGGGGGCCGACGGTGCCCGGCACCAAGCTCGAGCCCGGCGATAGCGGGCCGGACGTGGTGGCACTGCGCGACAGGCTGCAGCGGATGGGCTATCTGGGCCGCTCTGCCAGCGCGACCTATGACGCCGAGATGCAAAAGGCCGTGCAGGCCTATCAGACCGATCAGGGGCTCGCGACCGATGGCGTGGCCGGGCCGAGCACGCTGGGCGAGATCAACAAGAGCCCCGAGGCGCGGATGAAAGCCATCCTCGTCGCGATGGAGCGTCTGCGCTGGATGAACGGCATCGATTTCTCGGGCCGCTACGTCTGGGTCAACATCACCGATTTCTCGGTGCGCGTGGTCGATCACGGCAAGACTATCTTCCGCTCGGTCACGGTGGTCGGGCAGAACAGCTCGGACCGCCGCACGCCGGAGTTTTCCGACGAGATGGAGCGGATGGTCATCAACCCGGCCTGGCATGTGCCGCGCTCGATCGTGACCAAGGAATACCTGCCGCAGATGCAGCGCAATCCGAATGCGGCGAGCCAGCTTCAGCTGATCGACAGCCGGGGCCGGGTGGTGCCGCGCTCGGCGGTGGATTTCGCCGCCTATAACGCGCGCAACTTCCCCTTCGCGATGAAGCAGCCGCCGTCGAACCGCAACGCGCTGGGGCTGGTGAAATTCCTGTTCCCGAACCGCTGGAACATCTACCTGCACGACACGCCGTCGAAATCGCTCTTCAAGAAAGAGACGCGGGCGTTCAGCCATGGTTGCGTGCGCGTCGGCGACCCCTTCGATCTGGCCTACACGCTTCTGGGCGCGCAAAGCGACAATCCTGAAGCGGAGTTCAAGCGCATCCTCAATTCGGGGCGCGAGACGATCGTGCCGCTGGAAAAGCACGTGCCTGTGCATCTGACCTATTTCACCGCCTGGCCGACCGCGTCGGGGCATGTCGAGTATCGCCGCGACGTCTATGGGCGTGACGCGATCCTCTTCAACGCCTTGCAAAAGGCCGGGGTGGAATTGGGCACGCAGGACAGCTAAATCTCTGGCAACGGGGGCGGCAAGCGCGCCCCCATGCGACCATGAGAGGATCGGCCATGTCCCAGACAATCGAGCATATCGCGCAGGCGCTGAACGCCCGCGCCGAAGGCGACCTGTCGATCGAGGTGACCGGCGCGTCCGAGCCTGCGACGGCGGGGCCCGACCAGATCGCCCTCGCGATGAGCGAGAAATACGCCGAAGGACTGCGCGAGGGTAAGGCCCGCGCGGCGCTTCTGTGGGAAGGTGCGGACTGGCGTGCGCTCGGGCTGGAGGCGGCGGTTTTCGTGACCCGCCCGCGTCTCGCCATGGCGGGGCTGTCGAAAGCTTTCGATCCCGGTCCCATCGTCGAGCCCGGCATCCATCCGACCTGTGTGATCGACCCGACCGCCATCATCGGCAAGGATGCCGCTATCGGCCCCTTCACCGTGATCGGCAAGGAGGTGAAGATCGGCCCGAATGCGCGGATCGTGGGGCAGGTGACCATCGCGGAAGGCGCGCAGATCGGTGCTGACGCGCTGATCTATCCCGGCGCGCGGATCGGCGCGCGGGTGCTGATCGGCGACCGGCTGGTCTGTCAGCCCGGCGCGGTGATCGGCTCGGACGGGTTCTCCTTTGTCACGCCCGATCCCTCCGGCGTCGAGGAAATCCGCCACACGCTGGAGCAGCGCGAAGAGATCACCGAGCAGAAATGGTTCCGCATCCACTCGCTCGGCACGGTCGAGATCGGCGACGATGTCGAGATCGGCGCCAATGCCTGTATCGACCGCGGCACGGTGCGCGCAACCGCCATCGGCTCGGGCAGCAAGCTCGATAACATGGTTCATATCGGCCACAACGTGCAGGTGGGCGAGGATTGCCTGCTCTGCGGTCAGGTCGGCATCGCGGGCTCGACCCGGATCGGGCACCGCGTGGTACTGGCAGGGCAATGCGGCGTCTCGGACAACATCACCGTGGGCGATGACGTCATCGCGGCGGGCGGCACCAATATCTACACCAACGTCCCCAAAGGCCGTACGATCTGGGGGAGCCCGGCGGTGAAGATGGAAACGCAGCTCGAGATCAACAAATCTGTCCGCAGATTGCCGAGATTGTTTGCGCAAATGGCCGAGCTTCGAGAAACTGTTACGAAACTCACGCAAAAAGGCGGCACGGAGTAACCCCAGATATGAGGCCAGACGTGCAAGACCAGGTTTTCTCGATCATCGCCCGCGAAGCCCTTCGTGAGCCCTCCGAACTTTCGCCCGAGATGACGCTCGACGAACTGGGGCTCGATAGCCTCGGCCTCGTCGAAGTGATCTTCGCCATCGAAGAGGCCTTCGACGTCTCGGTGCCGTTCAACGCCAACGAACCCGCCGCCTCGCAATTCGACATGTCCTCGATCGGGGCGATCGTGGGCGCGGTGGAGCGTCTCGTCTCGGGCGGCAAGCCGTCGACCGCCGTCGCCTGATGCGGCGCGTCGTCATCACGGGCGCGGGCACGATCAACGCGCTCGGCGAGGGCGTTGCGGCAACCAAGGCGGCCATGGCGGAGGGGCGCAGCGGCATCGGGCCGCTCAGCTTCCAGGATGTAGAGCGGCTGAGCATCCGCATCGGCGGTCAGATCCGCGGCTATGACGCGTCTGACCGCTTCACCTCGGCGCAGCTCGCGCAATACGACCCCTTCACCCAATACGCGCTGATCTCCGGCGCGGAGGCGATGGCGCAGGCGGGGTTGGAGGCAGCTCCCGATCCCGCGCGCTGGGGCTGCATCGTCGGGTCCGCAGGCGGCGGGCATGCGACCGCGAACAATGCCTATCGCGCTGTTTTCGCAGATCAAAAGAGCCGCGTTCACCCGCTGACCGTGCCGAAGCTGATGGCCAATGCCGCGCCCTCGCATCTCTCGATCCGCTACGGGCTGCAGGGGCCGAGCTTTGCCGTCGCCACTGCCTGCGCCAGCTCCAACCACGCCATCGGCCTCGCGTTCCAGATGGTGCGTTCGGGCATGGCCGAGGGGATGCTAGCGGGTGGCTCTGAGGCGATGCTCAATTTCGGCGGGCTGAAAGCGTGGGAGGGGCTGCGGGTAATGTCGCCCGATGGCTGCCGCCCGTTCTCGGCAGATCGCAACGGCATGGTGCAGGGCGAGGGCGCAGGCGTCTTCGTGATCGAGACGCTGGAGAGCGCCGAGGCGCGTGGCGCGCAGCCCTTGGCCGAGATTGCGGGCTTCGCGATGAATTCCGATGCGCGTGATGTCGTGATGCCGTCGCTCGACAGCGCGACCGCCGCGATCATCGGCGCGCTGAGTGATGCGGGCATGGCGCCCGAAGAGGTCGGCTATATCAACGCCCACGGCACCGGCACGGCAGCCAATGATCGGATCGAGACCGCCGCGATCCGCGCGGCGCTCGGCCCAGCGGCCGATCAGGTCGCGGTCAGCTCGACCAAGGCGCTGCACGGCCATTGCATCGGCGGCACGGGCGCGGTGGAGCTGATCGCCTGCCTGATGGCGCTTGGCGACGGGGTGATCGCGCCCACGGCGAATTACGCCACCCCCGATCCCGACTGCGATCTGGATTATGTGCCCAACACCGCCCGCAAGCAGCAGGTCGGCGCGGCGCTCTCGAATGCCTTCGCTTTCGGCGGGCTCAACGCGGTTCTGGCCTTGCGCACGATATAAAAACGCCGCGCCCGGTTTGGGCGCGGCGTCTTAAATTTCAAACGGTTGCGAGCCGAAGCTCATCCATCCAGCTTACTTCTGAACGCCGTTTTCCTTGTTGGTTTTCACGGTTTCGTCGAAGGCTTTGGTGAAGCCTTTGAGCGAGATATCCGCTTTCACCTTCTGCTGCGGGTTGGCCAGCGGCGTGATCGTGATCGTCGCCTTGCTGCCCTTCTTGAGCGAGTCGAGCTCGGCGTTGCTGACGCCGAAGCGGGCGAAGCAGCCCATCATGCGCGGGTCGCAGAAGGAATAGGGGTAGACCATCGGCTTGCCGCCATCGACCTGCAGCACCAGGTTCTGCGACAGCAGGGTCTGCATCGGCACCATGATGGTGAGGCCAGCGGCGGCCTGGCTGCCATCGGGCAGGCCGATCACCGAGATGTCGGCCACGTTGCCGCCATTCTGGTCCTTGATCACCTGATACATCTGGCAGGGATCCTTGCCGTCGGGCGACTTGGCGCATTGCAGCTGCCAGTCTTCGTAGGTCGCCTTGATGTAGGTCTGCGGCTCCTGCGGCTTCTGGGCCTGCTGGTCGGCGCCGGGCATCGTCGGCGTGGCGTCAGCGCCAGTCGCGGGTGCCTGATCGGTGCTGGTCGCATCCGCGGCCGGGGCCGTCGTGCCCGCATCCGCCGAGGGCGTCGTGGTCGTGTCGCTCGAGGTGGTATCTTGCGCCCACGCCCCGCTTGCAAGGCCGAGGGCCAGTGCGAGGGCGAGCGGTTTCGTCAGTTGAGACATATTACTCTTCTCCTGAAACGTATTGGTCGAAGGCTTAACACGGGTCCGGGCCACTGTCAGTGGCGAATTCCGCAGCGGCGCTCACGGATCGGCGGCAAACTGCCACAGTTTCGTGAGCCTTTCGACGGCCTGCATCGGCGCTGGCGCAGGCGGGGGATTTCGCGGAAAGGCCGGGGGCGATTCAGCCGCGTCTCGCGCGGGCCGGATCGGGTGTTTCGAGGGCGCGAAAGCTGGGCTTTCCAAGCGAAAGGGGCCCGTTCAGGACCCCTTCCTTTTCCCCCTGTCGGACTGGCCGACTTCGTCATTGCCGGTACGCTAGGCCGGAATTTTTCACAGGTCAACAGGCAAAGTTGAGGAAGTGTGACAGGCGGTGAGGCGATGAACTCCGGGACGCAATCCCTTGGCACAGAAGAAAAAGACCGCGCCAAGCGTGGCGCGGCCAGTTCAACAGGGAGGAAGCGCCCCCATCCGCGCAAAAGCGTACTCCGGGGGCAGGATCAGACTGGCGCAAAAGGGTTAAGGTAGTATTGTCGGAGCCGAAATTTGTTTGGCGAGGGCAAGATGACCGGTGTTCTGACCGAAGAGGGTGTGTTCGTTGGGGGCGGTGGTGAAGGCTACGCAAGCCCGCAGGAATTGAAGCTCCAATACGGCAACCGTCACGGGCTGGTTGCGGGCGCGACCGGCACCGGCAAAACGGTGACGCTGCAGATCCTCGCGGAAGGCTTCTCGCAGGCGGGCGTGCCGGTCTTCATGGCCGATGTGAAAGGCGATCTGTCGGGCATCGCGGCCACTGGCTCGGCCGAGGCCAAGCTGCACAACGCCTTCATGGAGCGCTCGCAGACCATCGGTTTCGATCTGCAATACCGCGCCTATCCGACCGTCTTCTGGGACATGTTCGGCGAGAAGGGCCATCCGGTGCGCACGACCGTCTCCGAGATGGGGCCGCTGCTGCTGAGCCGTCTTCTGGGGCTGACCGAGGCGCAGGAAGGGGCGCTCAACATCGCCTTCCACATCGCCGACAAGGAGGGGCTGGCGCTGCTCGACCTCGACGACCTGCGCGCGATGCTGCGCCATATCGGCGAGCGTGCGGACGAGATCGCGCTGGAATACGGCAATGTCGGCACCGCGACGATCGGCGCGATCCAGCGCGACCTGCTGGTGCTGGAGAACCAGGGCGGGGCGCAGTTCTTCGGCGAACCCGCGCTGGACCTTGGCGATCTGATCCAGACCGACGAAAACGGCATGGGCCAGATCAACATCCTCGCCGCCGACAAGCTGATGGGCAGCCCGCAGCTTTACGCGACTTTCCTGCTGTGGCTGCTCTCGGAACTGTTCGAGGAACTGCCCGAGGTCGGCAACCCCGACAAGCCCAAGCTGGTCTTCTTCTTCGACGAGGCGCATCTGCTGTTCGACGACGCGCCCAAGGCGCTCGTCGACAAGGTGGAGCAGGTGGCGCGGCTGATCCGCTCGAAAGGGGTGGGGGTGTTCTTCATCACCCAGAACCCCGGCGACGTGCCCGACGGCATTCTCAGCCAGCTTGGCAACCGCGTGCAGCACGCGTTGCGTGCCTTCACCGCAAAGGATCAGCGCGACCTGCATCGCGCGGCCGAGAATTACCGCGCCAATCCGAGCTTCGACACCGAGATCGCGATCAAGGAAGTCGGCACGGGCGAGGCGGTGACCTCCTTCCTCGAAAAGAAGGGCGTGCCGGGCATGGTCGAGCGCACGCTGATCCGCCCGCCGCAGTCGCGTCTTGGCCCGCTCAGCGATACCGAGCGCGCCGCCGTGATCGCGTCAAGCGGTCTGGGCGACAAATACGACACGCCCGTGGATCGCGAGTCGGCGCAGGAAATCCTCGCCAAGCGTGCCGAACTGGCGGCGCGCGAAGCCGCAGAGGCCGAGGTGCGCGAGAAAGCGGCCAAGACCGCCGCGGGCCGCTCCGAGCTCGATGAGGGCTTCGACAATTTCAACAATGCACGGCGCTACGATCCGACGGCGAAGTCGAAACCGGCGCGCAAATCCTCGCGCCGGTCCGATACGATCCTCGAGACCTTCGGCAAGAGCCTTGCGCGTCAGCTGGGCACCAAGACGGGCCAGACGATCGTGCGCGGGGTTCTCGGTTCGCTCTTCAAGTCGCGCTGAGCGACGGGGCACCCGCGCTCTCCTCAGCGGGCTGCGGCGCCAGCCGCGTCTCGGCCAGCAGCGCGATCAGCAGCTCGATATGGCGGGCGACCGAATAGGTCGCCTCGCCCGCGCGCCGCGCCTGATCGAGCGCCTCTTCCTCGGCCATCAGCGCGCGCAGGGCCGCTCCCGGACGCGGCAGCTCGCTCATCCGCATCACCCGCTTGAGGTCGCGCTTGCGGCTGTAATCGCTCAGCCCGTGCCGGGCCGCGCGGATCAACAGGCGCGGGCGGCGCAGCTTCGCCACGGCGGTGACCGGATCGATATCGGGGGCGACGCTGTCGGCGGCGGCCGGTTCGACCAGGCGCAGCGGCGACGGGGCGTGGAAGGCAGGCGTGGATTTCTGGCGAAATGCGAAGGTCATCGGAAACTCCCTTGAGGTGAGATCCCGAGCGTTACCCAGCCTCAGATGGTGTTGCGCAATTTCGCCCTGAAGCGTGCGCCCCGCAAAGCTTTGTTTAGGAAGTTTAAGGAATTCTTGCTGGCGTCCCGTTTATTAACGAACGGGTAACCAAAGCAACTCACGGTTGTTACCGGACGGACTCGTCGCGCGTTTCGCGGCGCAATCTGGGGGACAATATGACTTCGATCGCACCGGCCCCGGCGGAGCTTCCCGCCTGGCTGCCCGAACATGCCCGACTCTATCTGCGCCATGTCGAAGAAGGCGTTCCGATACGGGCATTGGCACGGGCGGAAGGGTGCGCAGCCTCGACGATCCTGCGCCGCGTGCGCCGGATCGAGGCGCGGCGGGACGATCCGCTGGTCGATGAGGCGCTCGAACGTCTTGGCCGCGCGGCCGGGCCGGGCGCCGCCAATTATCCCGAGGCTCCGATGACGACCGTGCTCCAAAAGGACACGCCCATGACCGCTGCTTTCCACCCCTCTGAGACGCCCGCCGATGAAGACCAGCTGCGCCGTGAGACGCGCCGCATCCTGCGCCGCCTGTCCGAGCCGGGCGCGCTCCTGATCGTGGGGCGCGAGATGGACAAGGCCGTGGTGCTCCGCGGCACGGTGCGCACGGCCGTGCTGGAGCGCGCGGTGGCGCAGGCTTTCGCGCTCAAGGACTGGATCGAGGTCGCCCATGTGGGGCGCGTCACCAGCTACGAGATCACGCAAGCGGGGCGCGCGGCGCTGAAACGCGTGCTGGAGGAAGAGGCCGCGGCACGCGGCGAGACCGCCGCCAATCCCTTCGCCGCGCAACATGGCGAGTTCGCCCACGAGACGCGCGCCGACGCGGACGGGCATCAGCGCCGGGTGCGCGCCAATCTGGCCGAAAGCCCGCTCGCGGTGCTGGCGCGGCGGCGTGACAAACAGGGGCGGCCGTTCCTCGGCGCCGATCTCGTCGCCGCCGGGGAGCGTTTGCGCGAGGATTTTGAGCTGGCGCAGATGGGCCCCCGCGTGGGTCAGAATTGGGAACGGTTCCTGACCGGCGGTGGGGGGGCGCGGGCAGTATCGCCCCGAGCTGGCGATGGGCGGCGGCTCCGACACCGCGCGCGAGCGGGTGGCGCTGGCGCTGCGCGATCTGGGGCCGGGCCTGGGCGACATGGCGCTGCGCTGCTGCTGCTTCCTCGAAGGGCTGGAGACGGCGGAGAAGCGGCTCGGCTGGTCGGCGCGCTCGGGCAAGATCGTCCTGCGCATCGCTCTGCAACGTCTCAAGCGGCATTACGACGACACCTATGGCGGGGCCAGTCCGATGATTGGGTGAGCGGCGGTCCGGACGCTCTCACGCAGCCAAATCCTCAATGCCTAACAGTGCGTTAAAGTTAAGGTTTTACCTTAGCTTTGCTTTGCAAGACTCTGATAAAACGCAAGAAAGGGCGTGAGGTTTTCTCGCGCCCTTACCTTTTTCGCTGGTCCGTGTCCTGCCGACCTTGGCGTGCACCCTTACGGATTCCTTCTTGGTATGAGCGACCCATGCGAAAATGATATAACGCGAAGTTGTAAATTTTTCCGTGTGGCGATAATCGAAGGTTATGAATATCACGCTTCGCCAACTCACCTATTTGCGGGCGCTCGGTCAGGCGCGCTCTTTCTCGCGCGCCGCTGAGATCGTCCATGTCAGCCAGCCCGCGCTCTCGGTCCAAATCCGTGAGCTGGAGGAGCAGGTGGGCCAGCCGCTGGTCGAGCGCCGCC contains:
- a CDS encoding acyl carrier protein; translation: MRPDVQDQVFSIIAREALREPSELSPEMTLDELGLDSLGLVEVIFAIEEAFDVSVPFNANEPAASQFDMSSIGAIVGAVERLVSGGKPSTAVA
- a CDS encoding invasion associated locus B family protein — encoded protein: MSQLTKPLALALALGLASGAWAQDTTSSDTTTTPSADAGTTAPAADATSTDQAPATGADATPTMPGADQQAQKPQEPQTYIKATYEDWQLQCAKSPDGKDPCQMYQVIKDQNGGNVADISVIGLPDGSQAAAGLTIMVPMQTLLSQNLVLQVDGGKPMVYPYSFCDPRMMGCFARFGVSNAELDSLKKGSKATITITPLANPQQKVKADISLKGFTKAFDETVKTNKENGVQK
- a CDS encoding murein L,D-transpeptidase translates to MSPLAGVELSGFTQAVAEAAADNPALAAFYAARDYRPIWTAAEDAGRRAAFMRALDLSAMQGLPTAHYDPEGLRVAFAAVQSERQRGLLEVKMSRIFLDYAHDLSHGVLDPHSVISDIKREPKRADPEARMTAFAASTNPALFLRELAPQMPQYAQLVKARLDLEHQIEAGGWGPTVPGTKLEPGDSGPDVVALRDRLQRMGYLGRSASATYDAEMQKAVQAYQTDQGLATDGVAGPSTLGEINKSPEARMKAILVAMERLRWMNGIDFSGRYVWVNITDFSVRVVDHGKTIFRSVTVVGQNSSDRRTPEFSDEMERMVINPAWHVPRSIVTKEYLPQMQRNPNAASQLQLIDSRGRVVPRSAVDFAAYNARNFPFAMKQPPSNRNALGLVKFLFPNRWNIYLHDTPSKSLFKKETRAFSHGCVRVGDPFDLAYTLLGAQSDNPEAEFKRILNSGRETIVPLEKHVPVHLTYFTAWPTASGHVEYRRDVYGRDAILFNALQKAGVELGTQDS
- a CDS encoding DUF6477 family protein; translated protein: MTFAFRQKSTPAFHAPSPLRLVEPAAADSVAPDIDPVTAVAKLRRPRLLIRAARHGLSDYSRKRDLKRVMRMSELPRPGAALRALMAEEEALDQARRAGEATYSVARHIELLIALLAETRLAPQPAEESAGAPSLSAT
- a CDS encoding beta-ketoacyl synthase; protein product: MRRVVITGAGTINALGEGVAATKAAMAEGRSGIGPLSFQDVERLSIRIGGQIRGYDASDRFTSAQLAQYDPFTQYALISGAEAMAQAGLEAAPDPARWGCIVGSAGGGHATANNAYRAVFADQKSRVHPLTVPKLMANAAPSHLSIRYGLQGPSFAVATACASSNHAIGLAFQMVRSGMAEGMLAGGSEAMLNFGGLKAWEGLRVMSPDGCRPFSADRNGMVQGEGAGVFVIETLESAEARGAQPLAEIAGFAMNSDARDVVMPSLDSATAAIIGALSDAGMAPEEVGYINAHGTGTAANDRIETAAIRAALGPAADQVAVSSTKALHGHCIGGTGAVELIACLMALGDGVIAPTANYATPDPDCDLDYVPNTARKQQVGAALSNAFAFGGLNAVLALRTI
- a CDS encoding UDP-3-O-(3-hydroxymyristoyl)glucosamine N-acyltransferase, which codes for MSQTIEHIAQALNARAEGDLSIEVTGASEPATAGPDQIALAMSEKYAEGLREGKARAALLWEGADWRALGLEAAVFVTRPRLAMAGLSKAFDPGPIVEPGIHPTCVIDPTAIIGKDAAIGPFTVIGKEVKIGPNARIVGQVTIAEGAQIGADALIYPGARIGARVLIGDRLVCQPGAVIGSDGFSFVTPDPSGVEEIRHTLEQREEITEQKWFRIHSLGTVEIGDDVEIGANACIDRGTVRATAIGSGSKLDNMVHIGHNVQVGEDCLLCGQVGIAGSTRIGHRVVLAGQCGVSDNITVGDDVIAAGGTNIYTNVPKGRTIWGSPAVKMETQLEINKSVRRLPRLFAQMAELRETVTKLTQKGGTE
- a CDS encoding helicase HerA-like domain-containing protein, translated to MTGVLTEEGVFVGGGGEGYASPQELKLQYGNRHGLVAGATGTGKTVTLQILAEGFSQAGVPVFMADVKGDLSGIAATGSAEAKLHNAFMERSQTIGFDLQYRAYPTVFWDMFGEKGHPVRTTVSEMGPLLLSRLLGLTEAQEGALNIAFHIADKEGLALLDLDDLRAMLRHIGERADEIALEYGNVGTATIGAIQRDLLVLENQGGAQFFGEPALDLGDLIQTDENGMGQINILAADKLMGSPQLYATFLLWLLSELFEELPEVGNPDKPKLVFFFDEAHLLFDDAPKALVDKVEQVARLIRSKGVGVFFITQNPGDVPDGILSQLGNRVQHALRAFTAKDQRDLHRAAENYRANPSFDTEIAIKEVGTGEAVTSFLEKKGVPGMVERTLIRPPQSRLGPLSDTERAAVIASSGLGDKYDTPVDRESAQEILAKRAELAAREAAEAEVREKAAKTAAGRSELDEGFDNFNNARRYDPTAKSKPARKSSRRSDTILETFGKSLARQLGTKTGQTIVRGVLGSLFKSR